One Calonectris borealis chromosome 15, bCalBor7.hap1.2, whole genome shotgun sequence DNA segment encodes these proteins:
- the LOC142088969 gene encoding serine protease inhibitor Kazal-type 5-like translates to MCQRLLERDSKNKGSGGEATRNVNSSGEDDCREFRDLFEKGKLSCTRENDPVRDSSGKQHSNKCIMCAEKFKRENEWKLSKNRQGKNKDDCSEYRSQFEAGGRLSCTRENDPVRDASGKQHTNKCLMCADKFVKGPGQSICRSSPDMKAATWIQDVAYSGNGEEKGEGLGVGIRNRTTRNRDCGWGGGA, encoded by the exons ATGTGCCAAAGGCTGCT GGAAAGAGACTCAAAAAACAAAGGGAGTGGTGGAGAGGCGACCAGGAATGTGAACTCTTCGGGAGAG GATGACTGCCGAGAGTTTCGGGATCTCTTCGAGAAAGGGAAACTTTCCTGCACCAGAGAAAATGACCCTGTCCGGGATTCCTCTGGGAAGCAACACAGCAATAAGTGCATCATGTGTGCAGAGAAGTT CAAAAGAGAGAATGAGTGGAAGTTATCTaaaaacagacaaggaaaaaataag GACGACTGCAGTGAGTATCGCTCCCAGTTCGAAGCTGGTGGACGACTGTCCTGCACGAGGGAGAATGACCCTGTTCGGGATGCCTCTGGCAAGCAGCACACCAACAAATGTCTCATGTGCGCTGACAAGTT CGTGAAGGGCCCGGGGCAG AGCATATGCAGAAGCAGCCCTGATATGAAAGCAGCCACCTGGATCCAGGATGTAGCGTACAGTGGGAATGgtgaggagaagggagaaggcttAGGGGTGGGAATTAGGAACAGGACCACCAGGAACAGGGACTGCGGATGGGGAGGTGGTGCCTAA
- the LOC142088703 gene encoding ovoinhibitor-like yields the protein MKITAVFVSAALALCCCCLDIAFGIEVDCSQFYSSISKDGMGWVACPRNLEPVCGTDGTTYSNECGICLHNKEHGASVEKAHDGECEPRSITIDCSSYQRTVMDGHVMVACPRILKPVCGSDSFTYDNECGICAYNAEHHTNISKFYDGECKQEIGPIDCSKYPTATSKDGKVLVSCPRNLQPVCGTDGITYDNECGICAHNGEHRTHVGKKHNGKCRQETSEIDCSQYPSRMIKDGKAQMRCPRILLPVCGTDGFTYDNECGICAHNLEQGTHVKKSHEGRCKEESIPVDCSTYLSNTKTGEATAACPFILREICGTDGVTYSNDCALCAHNIEFGTNVAKKHDGRCIEEVPQLDCSQYATSTLKDGRQLVACTMIYDPVCGTDGVTYASECTLCAHNLNHRSNVGKRKNGRCEEDITKEHCKNFQEVSVCTMEYLPHCGSDGKTYGNRCVFCSAYLRSNRTLNLMSMTEC from the exons ATGAAGATAACAGCGGTTTTCGTGAGCGCAGCTCTagccctttgctgctgctgcttag atattgCCTTTGGAATTGAG GTTGATTGCAGCCAGTTCTACAGCAGCATCAGCAAGGATGGGATGGGCTGGGTAGCTTGCCCGAGGAACTTGGAGCCAGTCTGCGGCACCGACGGCACCACGTACAGCAACGAGTGTGGGATCTGCCTCCACAACAA gGAACACGGGGCCAGTGTGGAGAAGGCACATGATGGAGAATGTGAGCCAAGATCTATTACG ATCGATTGCAGTAGTTACCAAAGAACTGTAATGGATGGTCACGTCATGGTAGCATGCCCAAGGATACTGAAACCAGTCTGTGGCTCAGATAGCTTCACTTATGACAACGAATGTGGGATCTGTGCCTATAACGC agaacATCACACCAACATTAGCAAATTTTACGATGGAGAATGCAAGCAGGAGATTGGCCCT ATTGATTGCAGTAAGTACCCAACAGCAACCAGTAAAGATGGCAAAGTATTAGTATCCTGTCCAAGAAACCTGCAACCAGTTTGCGGCACAGATGGCATTACATATGATAATGAATGTGGAATCTGTGCCCACAATGG AGAACACAGGACCCATGTTGGCAAAAAGCATAATGGAAAATGCAGACAGGAGACTTCTGAG ATCGATTGCAGTCAATACCCATCAAGAATGATTAAGGATGGTAAAGCCCAGATGCGCTGTCCAAGGATCCTGCTCCCAGTCTGCGGCACAGACGGATTTACTTATGACAACGAATGTGGCATCTGTGCCCATAATCT AGAACAGGGGACTCACGTTAAGAAAAGCCATGAGGGAAGATGCAAGGAGGAAAGTATTCCT GTTGACTGCAGCACATACCTGAGCAACACCAAAACTGGCGAAGCCACCGCAGCCTGCCCCTTCATCCTGCGCGAGATCTGTGGGACAGACGGTGTCACCTACAGCAATGACTGTGCGCTGTGCGCCCATAACAT tGAATTTGGAACCAATGTTGCTAAGAAGCATGATGGAAGGTGCATAGAGGAAGTTCCCCAA CTTGACTGCAGCCAGTATGCAACTTCCACACTGAAGGATGGCAGACAGCTGGTGGCCTGCACCATGATCTACGATCCCGTCTGCGGTACTGATGGTGTCACTTACGCCAGCGAGTGTACGCTGTGTGCCCACAACCT GAACCATCGGTCCAACGTTGGCAAAAGAAAGAACGGACGCTGTGAAGAGGATATTACAAAA GAGCATTGCAAGAACTTCCAAGAAGTCAGTGTCTGCACCATGGAATATCTGCCCCACTGCGGCTCTGATGGCAAAACATACGGCAACAGATGTGTTTTCTGCAGTGCCTACTT GAGAAGCAATAGGACTCTCAACCTCATGAGTATGACTGAATGTTAA